From Deferrisoma camini S3R1, the proteins below share one genomic window:
- a CDS encoding cytochrome c biogenesis protein ResB, whose product MNRLLRRLGSVRLCVGLLLVLALAAALATVLPQNLDRAAFLQRFPRAGPWLVALGFPRFFASPLYRGLLVLLTLNLLTCALGRSVEGWRAFRGRGTARIRVDGPPDPGMADRLRAAGFRIRSASPLRASRRPWAFLGFPLTHLSLPVIFGGALLGSLAGFVATQTVYVGDETRTAFDWRLEKERALPFRLRVDGFRQQYYPIALKVRLGPRNGPTREVVTREGGRVQVPGIDLTVRIGRFDPETGNLTFWVESPRGTLGPFSRENRDDGPVSLTPLGFRDPQLRRVEARVRVLGPGGETVRQAVIAVNEPLVHAGVRVYLTAWGTDPYGFGWVGFQITRDPGQPLVWTGSACFVLGLGLLALGGGAWVREERGVVLAGATGGRQALRALLLPPPPPRERAAS is encoded by the coding sequence ATGAATCGGCTGCTGCGTCGCCTGGGTTCGGTGCGCCTGTGCGTGGGTCTGCTGCTGGTGCTGGCCCTGGCCGCCGCGCTCGCCACCGTCCTTCCCCAGAACCTCGACCGGGCCGCGTTCCTCCAGCGGTTTCCCCGAGCCGGGCCCTGGCTCGTGGCCCTGGGGTTCCCGCGGTTCTTCGCTTCCCCCCTCTACCGGGGCCTCCTCGTCCTGCTCACCCTGAACCTCCTGACCTGCGCCCTGGGCCGATCCGTCGAGGGGTGGAGGGCGTTCCGGGGGCGCGGCACGGCCCGCATCCGGGTGGACGGCCCCCCGGATCCCGGGATGGCGGACCGGCTCCGGGCCGCGGGGTTTCGGATCCGCTCCGCATCCCCCTTGCGGGCGTCCCGGCGGCCGTGGGCCTTCCTTGGGTTCCCCCTGACCCATCTGTCGCTCCCGGTGATCTTCGGCGGAGCCCTGCTGGGGAGCCTGGCGGGGTTCGTGGCCACCCAGACCGTGTACGTGGGCGACGAGACGCGCACGGCGTTCGACTGGCGTCTGGAGAAGGAGCGGGCCCTGCCGTTTCGCCTGAGGGTGGACGGGTTCCGGCAGCAGTACTACCCCATCGCCCTGAAGGTCCGCCTGGGTCCCCGGAACGGGCCGACCCGGGAGGTGGTGACCCGCGAGGGCGGCCGGGTCCAGGTGCCGGGCATCGACCTCACCGTGCGGATCGGGCGGTTCGACCCCGAGACCGGGAACCTGACCTTCTGGGTCGAGAGCCCCCGGGGAACGCTGGGCCCGTTCTCCCGGGAGAACCGGGACGACGGCCCCGTCTCCCTCACCCCCCTGGGGTTCCGGGATCCCCAGCTCCGGAGGGTCGAGGCCCGGGTCCGGGTGCTGGGCCCCGGCGGCGAGACCGTGCGGCAGGCCGTGATCGCGGTGAACGAGCCCCTGGTCCACGCCGGCGTGCGCGTCTACCTCACCGCCTGGGGAACCGACCCCTACGGCTTCGGCTGGGTGGGGTTCCAGATCACCCGGGACCCGGGCCAGCCCCTGGTGTGGACCGGATCGGCCTGCTTCGTGTTGGGGTTGGGGCTGCTGGCCCTCGGCGGAGGGGCGTGGGTCCGCGAGGAACGGGGGGTGGTGCTGGCCGGCGCCACCGGCGGCAGGCAGGCGCTCCGAGCCCTGCTGCTCCCGCCCCCGCCCCCCCGGGAAAGGGCCGCGTCGTGA
- a CDS encoding protoglobin domain-containing protein, with the protein MTRRDWTATLGLDAGARRSRLGFLELSAADRKALTELAQVLEPRLEHLVDRWHRFLLKRPETRELMARSGVREHLRTVQTRYFRTLLAGPYDRRYFHERLRIGFVHERVGLEPPWYTGAYRKFLQLVAEVLRAEGISGSEAVRWIEALEKVVFLDLQLALDAYFHTRNQALVQANERLQALAERLEAQNRALTEAFGRAQEAARVKEAFLAQVSHELRTPLNAILGFADLLSDGIDGPVTPEQRRTLARIRSHGERLVEMIDQMLDAAKLAAVALGAPEAFDPEPVVAEVIRSGEDLAAGKGLGFEADLDRPIPPVQGEPEGLRLALGHLVENAVKFTREGRVGLRVRGHGDRVRFEVWDTGPGVPEEHRQRIFEPFHQVDSGDTREVTGLGMGLPLARRAVERMGGTLELAETGPDGSVFALELARATASSRVDFPNPRD; encoded by the coding sequence GTGACCCGCCGGGACTGGACCGCGACGCTGGGTCTCGATGCCGGGGCCCGCCGGTCCCGGCTGGGGTTCCTGGAGCTGTCGGCCGCGGACCGGAAGGCCCTGACAGAGCTGGCCCAGGTGCTCGAGCCGCGGCTCGAGCACCTGGTGGACCGGTGGCATCGGTTCCTCCTGAAGCGACCCGAGACGCGGGAGCTGATGGCCCGGTCGGGGGTGCGCGAGCACCTGCGGACCGTGCAGACCCGGTACTTCCGCACCCTGCTCGCCGGACCCTACGACCGGCGGTACTTCCACGAGCGCCTCCGGATCGGGTTCGTGCACGAGCGGGTGGGGCTCGAGCCCCCCTGGTACACCGGCGCGTACCGGAAGTTCCTGCAACTGGTGGCCGAGGTGCTGAGGGCCGAGGGGATCTCGGGAAGCGAGGCGGTGCGGTGGATCGAGGCCCTGGAGAAGGTGGTGTTCCTGGACCTCCAGCTGGCCCTGGACGCCTACTTCCACACCCGCAACCAGGCCCTGGTGCAGGCCAACGAGCGGCTCCAGGCCCTCGCCGAACGGCTCGAGGCCCAGAACCGCGCCCTGACCGAGGCGTTCGGCCGGGCCCAGGAGGCGGCCCGGGTCAAGGAGGCGTTCCTGGCCCAGGTCAGCCACGAGCTGCGCACCCCCCTGAACGCGATCCTGGGGTTCGCCGACCTCCTGAGCGACGGGATCGACGGACCGGTCACCCCCGAGCAGCGCCGGACCCTGGCCCGCATCCGAAGCCACGGGGAGCGGCTGGTGGAGATGATCGACCAGATGCTCGACGCGGCCAAGCTGGCGGCCGTGGCCCTGGGGGCGCCGGAGGCGTTCGATCCCGAACCGGTGGTGGCCGAGGTGATCCGGAGCGGGGAGGACCTGGCCGCGGGAAAGGGCCTGGGGTTCGAGGCCGACCTGGACCGGCCGATCCCGCCCGTGCAGGGGGAGCCCGAGGGGCTGCGGCTGGCCCTGGGGCACCTGGTGGAGAACGCGGTCAAGTTCACCCGGGAGGGCCGGGTGGGGCTGCGGGTCCGGGGCCACGGCGACCGGGTGCGGTTCGAGGTGTGGGACACCGGCCCCGGCGTGCCCGAGGAGCACCGGCAGCGGATCTTCGAGCCGTTCCACCAGGTGGACTCGGGCGACACCCGCGAGGTGACGGGCCTGGGCATGGGCCTTCCCCTGGCCCGTCGGGCGGTGGAGCGCATGGGCGGAACCCTGGAGCTCGCCGAGACCGGCCCGGACGGCTCGGTGTTCGCCCTGGAGCTGGCCCGGGCGACCGCCTCCTCCCGCGTTGACTTCCCCAACCCTCGGGATTAG
- a CDS encoding TRAP transporter large permease, which produces MSGVLLGLLAGLFLLDVPIAVAIGLASVAAFAYQGDFPLITAVQRMYGGVDSFPLMAVPLFLYAGGLMETGGISRRIVAFADSLVGWLPGGLAAVAVASAMFFAGISGSAAADTAAVGGILVPAMISRGYAPAFSGAVQAAGGSIGVVIPPSIPMIIFGFLTGASIGRLFAGGILPGVLMGVSLIAVSALVSRRRGYGSSQAFSLGRVWHSFRDALWALGAPVVILGGILGGVFTATESAAVAVGYALVVGRFVYRELRWADVPAILVRGSITAAVILFIISAASAFSWLLAIEDIPARLSTALLRLTDDPVVLMLLVNAVLLVAGTFVETTASLILLVPVIVPLAPKLGVDLTQLGVIVVMNLAIGMLTPPLGICLIVSCTLANERVAAISRAVMPFLLVLLADLLLVSFWPPLTTWLGR; this is translated from the coding sequence GTGTCGGGGGTGCTGCTGGGCCTGCTGGCCGGCCTGTTCCTGCTGGATGTGCCCATCGCGGTGGCCATCGGGCTCGCCTCGGTGGCGGCCTTCGCCTACCAGGGCGACTTCCCCCTGATCACGGCCGTGCAGCGGATGTACGGGGGGGTGGACTCGTTTCCGCTCATGGCCGTGCCCCTGTTCCTGTACGCCGGGGGGCTCATGGAGACCGGGGGGATCTCGCGCCGGATCGTGGCGTTCGCCGACTCCCTGGTGGGGTGGCTCCCCGGGGGTCTGGCGGCCGTGGCCGTGGCGTCGGCCATGTTCTTCGCCGGTATCTCCGGCTCGGCCGCGGCCGACACCGCGGCCGTGGGGGGCATCCTGGTGCCGGCGATGATCTCGCGGGGCTACGCCCCGGCCTTCTCCGGCGCGGTGCAGGCGGCGGGCGGGAGCATCGGGGTGGTGATCCCGCCCTCGATCCCCATGATCATCTTCGGGTTCCTCACCGGGGCGAGCATCGGCCGGCTGTTCGCCGGCGGCATCCTGCCGGGGGTGCTCATGGGGGTGAGCCTGATCGCGGTGTCGGCCCTGGTCTCCCGCCGCCGGGGATACGGCTCGAGCCAGGCCTTCTCCCTGGGCCGGGTCTGGCACAGCTTCCGGGACGCCCTCTGGGCCCTGGGCGCGCCGGTGGTGATCCTGGGGGGCATCCTGGGCGGCGTGTTCACGGCCACCGAATCCGCGGCCGTGGCCGTGGGGTACGCCCTGGTGGTGGGCCGGTTCGTGTACCGGGAACTCCGGTGGGCCGACGTGCCGGCCATCCTGGTGCGGGGTTCCATCACGGCCGCCGTGATCCTGTTCATCATCTCGGCGGCGAGCGCGTTCTCGTGGCTCCTGGCCATCGAGGACATCCCGGCCCGGCTGAGCACGGCCCTGCTCCGGCTCACCGACGATCCGGTGGTGCTGATGCTCCTGGTGAACGCCGTGCTCCTCGTGGCCGGCACCTTCGTGGAGACCACCGCCAGCCTGATCCTGCTCGTGCCGGTGATCGTCCCCCTGGCCCCCAAGCTCGGGGTGGACCTCACCCAGCTCGGGGTGATCGTGGTGATGAACCTGGCGATCGGCATGCTCACCCCGCCGCTGGGCATCTGCCTGATCGTGAGCTGCACCCTGGCCAACGAGCGGGTGGCCGCGATCAGCCGGGCCGTGATGCCGTTCCTGCTCGTGCTCCTGGCGGACCTCCTGCTGGTGAGCTTCTGGCCGCCGTTGACCACCTGGCTGGGCCGCTGA
- a CDS encoding TRAP transporter substrate-binding protein, which yields MRKALLALLTALVLAPPATAGVKIKLGVVTKPGSAQNVAAEKLKEVVEARSGGDVTVKIYHSASLGSETEILQQIQMGSVQMGIITLGPIDAFVPEVDVVAFPFLFKNYEQVDRVLDGPLGAEILKRMEPAGFKGLAFTENGFRHLTNRVRPVHTVDDVKGLKIRVMESTLHKELWRALGANPTPMAWPIYTELEQGTIDGQENPLWVAWTYKLYEVQKYLSLTGHVYSAHAVVANLGWFNGLPKATQDLLTEAAREAARYERNWNRSNEADFLAKLKKAGMVVDEHPDLDSFRAKVTGLKDLDMFRRPGTAELLEKFLAATR from the coding sequence ATGCGAAAGGCTCTGCTGGCCCTGCTCACGGCCCTCGTCCTCGCCCCTCCGGCGACCGCCGGGGTGAAGATCAAGCTGGGGGTGGTGACCAAGCCCGGCTCGGCCCAGAACGTGGCCGCCGAGAAGCTCAAGGAGGTCGTGGAGGCCCGCTCGGGCGGGGACGTGACCGTGAAGATCTACCACAGCGCCTCCCTGGGCTCGGAGACGGAGATCCTCCAGCAGATCCAGATGGGCAGCGTGCAGATGGGCATCATCACCCTGGGGCCGATCGACGCGTTCGTGCCCGAGGTGGACGTGGTGGCGTTCCCGTTCCTGTTCAAGAACTACGAGCAGGTGGACCGGGTGCTCGACGGCCCGCTGGGCGCCGAGATCCTGAAGCGCATGGAGCCGGCCGGGTTCAAGGGTCTGGCGTTCACCGAGAACGGCTTCCGGCACCTGACGAACCGGGTTCGGCCGGTGCACACGGTGGACGACGTCAAGGGGCTCAAGATCCGCGTGATGGAGAGCACCCTGCACAAGGAGCTGTGGCGGGCCCTGGGGGCCAACCCCACGCCCATGGCCTGGCCCATCTACACCGAGCTCGAGCAGGGCACGATCGACGGCCAGGAGAACCCCCTGTGGGTGGCCTGGACCTACAAGCTCTACGAGGTCCAGAAGTATCTCTCCCTCACCGGCCACGTGTACTCGGCCCACGCGGTCGTGGCCAACCTGGGCTGGTTCAACGGCCTGCCCAAGGCCACCCAGGACCTCCTGACCGAGGCGGCCCGGGAGGCGGCCCGGTACGAACGCAACTGGAACCGGTCGAACGAGGCCGATTTCCTGGCCAAGCTGAAGAAGGCCGGCATGGTGGTGGACGAGCACCCCGACCTGGACTCGTTCCGGGCCAAGGTGACCGGCCTCAAGGACCTGGACATGTTCCGCCGGCCCGGCACGGCCGAGCTCCTCGAGAAGTTCCTGGCCGCCACCCGGTAG
- a CDS encoding ATP-binding protein, with amino-acid sequence MAQPPTHPSPAGTEPASHWAQAVVEATEDLVYVCSEDLTVVYMNPALIRRTGRDATGERCHRVLHDLDEPCPWCVNDIVIGQNRSHTWEVQSPDDGRWYHVVNTPIQRDGRRYKVAIIRDITARREAEAERERMALAVAHASDAIVIADGRGRILSANPAYEAITGVPVEQARGRRLGTVLETADPEFDLEAAHRQLAETGRWRGRVTKRRPDGREVILDAAATNVRAEDGTFLHGVCIFRDVTREVEWERERARTDRLRALGTLAGGIAHDFNNLLMGILGSAELLESVVPPDGPGRRHLERIQQAGERARGLVAQILQFSRSDPAGVERADLRTEAEMAADLLRATTPSAVEVSLRVPDRPCPVSLDPAQAQQMVLNLATNAVKALGPRGGRVEIEVTTREFPEGDPGLPPDLAPGRYHRLAVSDTGCGMPPGILDRIFEPFFTTRPVGEGTGLGLSVVYGVVRAAGGALRVESEPGRGSLFEAFLPAEPLP; translated from the coding sequence ATGGCCCAGCCCCCAACCCATCCCTCCCCCGCCGGGACCGAGCCCGCTTCCCACTGGGCCCAAGCCGTGGTGGAGGCCACCGAGGACCTCGTCTACGTCTGCTCCGAAGACCTCACCGTGGTCTACATGAACCCGGCCTTGATCCGCCGGACGGGACGGGACGCCACCGGGGAACGCTGCCACCGGGTCCTCCACGACCTGGACGAGCCGTGCCCCTGGTGCGTGAACGACATCGTCATCGGCCAGAACCGCTCCCACACCTGGGAGGTGCAGAGCCCGGACGACGGCCGCTGGTACCACGTGGTCAACACCCCCATCCAACGGGACGGCCGGCGGTACAAGGTGGCCATCATCCGCGACATCACCGCCCGGCGGGAGGCCGAGGCCGAGCGGGAGCGCATGGCCCTGGCCGTGGCCCATGCCTCCGACGCCATCGTGATCGCCGACGGCCGCGGCCGGATCCTCTCGGCCAACCCCGCCTACGAGGCGATCACCGGCGTGCCCGTGGAACAGGCCCGGGGCCGACGGCTCGGCACGGTGTTGGAGACCGCCGATCCCGAGTTCGACCTGGAGGCGGCCCACCGCCAGCTGGCCGAGACCGGTCGGTGGCGGGGACGGGTGACGAAACGGCGGCCGGACGGCCGGGAGGTGATCCTCGACGCGGCCGCCACGAACGTGCGGGCCGAGGACGGCACCTTCCTCCACGGGGTGTGCATCTTCCGGGACGTGACCCGGGAGGTGGAATGGGAACGGGAGCGCGCCCGCACCGACCGCCTCCGGGCCCTAGGCACCCTGGCCGGGGGGATCGCCCACGACTTCAACAACCTGCTGATGGGCATCCTGGGCAGCGCGGAGCTCCTGGAGTCCGTGGTCCCCCCGGACGGCCCCGGCCGCAGGCACCTCGAGCGGATCCAGCAGGCCGGGGAGCGAGCCCGGGGTCTGGTGGCCCAGATCCTTCAGTTCTCCCGGTCGGACCCCGCCGGTGTCGAGCGGGCCGACCTGCGCACCGAGGCGGAGATGGCCGCGGACCTGCTTCGGGCGACCACCCCATCGGCGGTGGAGGTCAGCCTGCGGGTCCCGGACCGGCCGTGTCCGGTTTCCCTCGACCCGGCCCAGGCCCAGCAGATGGTGCTGAACCTGGCCACCAACGCGGTGAAGGCCCTGGGGCCCCGGGGCGGCCGGGTGGAGATCGAGGTGACCACCCGGGAGTTTCCCGAAGGGGACCCGGGGCTGCCCCCCGACCTGGCCCCCGGCCGGTATCACCGCCTGGCCGTGTCCGACACGGGATGCGGCATGCCCCCCGGCATCCTGGATCGCATTTTCGAGCCGTTCTTCACGACCCGGCCCGTGGGCGAGGGCACGGGGCTCGGGCTTTCGGTGGTCTACGGCGTGGTGCGGGCGGCGGGAGGAGCGCTGCGGGTTGAAAGCGAACCAGGCCGGGGTAGTCTGTTCGAGGCGTTCCTCCCGGCGGAACCACTACCCTAG
- a CDS encoding Lon protease family protein, translating into MKRRRARKPRELGPEQLGPVIRPEEFPFETTEDVEPRRSPLGQERALRSIRLGVRMRAPGYNVFVLGLTGNRKEAQLRDLVRECLPPLPPPPDWVYVYNFRDPDRPLALRLEPGEGRRLARNMEDLVETLRRKIPEAFQTETFEQEKEALSKKYDAQIRELRERFEASAREKGLVVQPTPQGQLLFIPLIDGKPIEDPSQYEALPEEEKARIREAQEALGREARDLFKRQKELMDALGREVQEIVKVYAARIVDPLIEAIRARYANPRVAEYLRAVRDHTLEHLEKFRQQEEKPQLPFPLPFLQAMQADRFLEYRVNVVVDNEGRESAPVLTEESPTYRNLFGAVEKVVDETGKLVTNFTRIKAGKILQASGGYLVFNLEDAITEPFVWKNLKRVLRSGLVEIESYQPLNFLSVAGLTPEPVPVDTRIVVYGSRLLFHILSYWDPEFSECFKVVADFGPDTDRNGEGVVAYAQRIAHICRVEGLPPFDRGGVAQVVWFGARRAEHKEKISAVLEDVDDLVREAGFFALEAGADRVGADHVRQALEDRIFRGNRVEERIRQLIAEGTLLVDVDGKKVGQVNGLAVLAIGDYAFGRPSRVTASLGMGTAGIVNIEREARLSGSTHDKGVLILAGYLRNRFGRNRPLSFSASLAFEQSYSGIDGDSASSTELYALLSRIGDLPLRQDLAVTGSVNQNGEIQAIGGVNEKIEGFYRVCKAVGLTGRQGVLIPEANVRHLVLDPEVVRAVAEGRFHIYPVRTVDQGMEILTGLRAGEPGEPGTVNGIVDQALEELDRRLRDRNQAKGAKQEEKETGPGGEDDEPGGAGPEPPPRPPEPEGNGTDR; encoded by the coding sequence ATGAAGCGCAGGCGGGCCCGGAAGCCCAGGGAGCTCGGCCCGGAACAGCTCGGCCCGGTGATCCGGCCCGAGGAGTTCCCGTTCGAGACCACCGAGGATGTGGAGCCCCGGCGGAGCCCCCTGGGCCAGGAGCGGGCGCTGCGGTCCATCCGGCTGGGCGTGCGCATGCGCGCGCCGGGGTACAACGTGTTCGTGCTGGGCCTCACGGGCAACCGCAAGGAGGCCCAGCTCCGGGACCTGGTGCGCGAGTGCCTCCCCCCCCTGCCCCCGCCCCCGGACTGGGTGTACGTGTACAACTTCCGGGATCCGGACCGTCCCCTGGCCCTCCGGCTCGAGCCCGGGGAGGGCCGGCGCCTCGCCCGGAACATGGAAGACCTGGTGGAGACGCTGCGTCGGAAGATCCCCGAGGCGTTCCAGACCGAGACCTTCGAGCAGGAAAAGGAGGCCCTGTCCAAGAAGTACGACGCCCAGATCCGGGAGCTGCGGGAACGGTTCGAGGCATCGGCCCGGGAGAAGGGGCTGGTCGTGCAGCCCACGCCCCAGGGCCAACTGCTGTTCATCCCCCTGATCGACGGCAAGCCGATCGAGGATCCCTCCCAGTACGAGGCCCTGCCCGAGGAGGAGAAGGCCCGGATCCGGGAGGCCCAGGAGGCCCTGGGCCGGGAGGCCCGGGACCTGTTCAAGCGCCAGAAGGAGCTGATGGACGCCCTGGGTCGGGAGGTTCAGGAGATCGTGAAGGTGTATGCGGCCCGGATCGTGGATCCCCTGATCGAGGCCATCCGGGCCCGCTACGCCAACCCCCGGGTGGCCGAGTACCTCCGAGCGGTGCGGGACCACACCCTCGAGCACCTGGAGAAGTTCCGGCAGCAGGAGGAGAAGCCCCAGCTCCCGTTCCCCCTGCCGTTCCTGCAGGCCATGCAGGCCGACCGGTTCCTGGAGTACCGGGTGAACGTGGTGGTGGACAACGAGGGCCGGGAGTCGGCGCCGGTGCTCACCGAGGAGAGCCCCACCTACCGAAACCTGTTCGGCGCCGTGGAGAAGGTGGTGGACGAGACCGGCAAGCTCGTGACCAACTTCACGCGCATCAAGGCCGGAAAGATCCTCCAGGCCTCGGGGGGCTACCTGGTGTTCAACCTGGAGGACGCGATCACCGAGCCGTTCGTCTGGAAGAACCTCAAGCGGGTCCTGCGCAGCGGGCTCGTGGAGATCGAGAGCTACCAGCCCCTGAACTTCCTGAGCGTGGCAGGGCTCACGCCCGAACCCGTGCCGGTGGACACCCGCATCGTGGTGTACGGCAGCCGGCTGCTGTTCCACATCCTTTCGTACTGGGACCCCGAATTCAGCGAGTGCTTCAAGGTGGTGGCCGACTTCGGCCCCGACACCGACCGCAACGGCGAAGGCGTGGTGGCCTACGCCCAGCGGATCGCCCACATCTGCCGGGTGGAGGGTCTGCCTCCGTTCGACCGGGGCGGAGTGGCCCAGGTGGTGTGGTTCGGCGCCCGGAGGGCCGAGCACAAGGAGAAGATCTCGGCTGTGCTCGAGGACGTGGACGATCTGGTACGGGAGGCCGGGTTCTTCGCCCTGGAGGCCGGGGCCGACCGGGTGGGGGCCGACCACGTGCGCCAGGCCCTGGAGGACCGGATTTTCCGGGGCAACCGGGTGGAGGAGCGCATCCGCCAGCTCATCGCCGAGGGCACGCTGCTGGTGGACGTGGACGGCAAGAAGGTCGGCCAGGTCAACGGCCTGGCCGTGCTGGCCATCGGCGACTACGCCTTCGGCCGGCCCTCCCGCGTCACGGCGAGCCTGGGCATGGGCACGGCGGGCATCGTCAACATCGAGCGCGAGGCCCGGCTCTCGGGGTCCACCCACGACAAGGGGGTGCTCATCCTGGCCGGGTACCTGCGCAACCGGTTCGGCCGGAACCGGCCCCTGTCGTTCTCGGCCTCGCTCGCGTTCGAGCAGTCGTACTCGGGCATCGACGGCGACAGCGCCTCGTCCACCGAGCTGTACGCCCTGCTGTCGAGGATCGGGGACCTGCCCCTGCGCCAGGACCTCGCCGTGACCGGATCGGTCAACCAGAACGGCGAGATCCAGGCGATCGGCGGGGTGAACGAGAAGATCGAGGGGTTCTACCGGGTGTGCAAGGCCGTGGGCCTGACCGGCCGGCAGGGGGTGCTGATCCCCGAGGCGAACGTGCGCCACCTGGTGCTGGACCCCGAGGTGGTCCGGGCCGTGGCCGAGGGCCGGTTCCACATCTACCCGGTGCGCACCGTGGACCAGGGCATGGAGATCCTGACCGGCCTGCGGGCCGGCGAGCCCGGGGAGCCCGGAACGGTCAACGGCATTGTGGACCAGGCCCTGGAGGAGCTCGACCGGCGCCTGCGGGACCGGAACCAGGCCAAGGGGGCCAAGCAGGAGGAAAAGGAGACCGGCCCGGGGGGGGAGGACGACGAACCGGGAGGGGCCGGTCCGGAACCGCCCCCCAGGCCGCCCGAGCCCGAAGGGAACGGCACCGATCGATGA
- a CDS encoding TRAP transporter small permease, protein MTRRLLQASTALNRAVEAVLCLLALAMSALTLAQVVARYGLNHSIFWSEEVGRMILIALTFLGASAAWARGAHIGIDVAVARLPAGARRWVRAFGCACGIGFGVFLAVYGAEFTWFARRGVMSATGLSRSVPAAVVPLGGAALALHALADLAAAVTGAERTR, encoded by the coding sequence ATGACACGGCGGCTCCTGCAGGCCTCCACGGCCCTGAACCGGGCCGTGGAGGCCGTTCTGTGCCTGCTGGCCCTGGCCATGTCCGCCCTCACCCTGGCCCAGGTGGTGGCCCGGTACGGACTGAACCACTCGATCTTCTGGAGCGAGGAGGTCGGCCGCATGATCCTGATCGCCCTGACCTTCCTCGGGGCGTCGGCCGCCTGGGCCCGGGGCGCCCACATCGGCATCGACGTGGCGGTGGCCCGGCTCCCGGCCGGGGCCCGGCGATGGGTGCGGGCCTTCGGGTGCGCCTGCGGCATCGGGTTCGGGGTGTTCCTGGCGGTGTACGGCGCCGAGTTCACCTGGTTCGCCCGCAGGGGGGTGATGAGCGCCACAGGGCTGAGCCGCAGCGTTCCCGCGGCCGTGGTTCCCCTGGGGGGCGCGGCGCTGGCGCTGCACGCCCTGGCCGACCTGGCCGCGGCCGTGACCGGAGCGGAGCGGACCCGGTGA
- a CDS encoding response regulator — protein MAKILVVEDEEHVRDVVRQMLEQAGHEVEVAADGDQAMGVWERWKPDLVFTDILMPNKGGLVLIKDLRERAPRLPIVATSGGGRTGKLNFLSTARTFRGVVTLKKPFSRRELLDAVHQALATAARA, from the coding sequence ATGGCCAAGATCCTGGTGGTGGAAGACGAGGAGCACGTGCGCGACGTGGTGCGCCAGATGCTCGAGCAGGCGGGGCACGAGGTCGAGGTGGCCGCGGACGGGGATCAGGCCATGGGGGTGTGGGAGCGGTGGAAGCCGGACCTGGTGTTCACCGACATCCTCATGCCCAACAAGGGGGGGCTCGTGCTCATCAAGGACCTGCGGGAGCGAGCTCCCCGGCTGCCCATCGTGGCCACCTCGGGCGGGGGCCGCACCGGAAAGCTCAACTTCCTGTCCACGGCCCGCACGTTCCGCGGGGTGGTCACCCTGAAGAAACCGTTCAGCCGGCGGGAGCTCCTCGACGCCGTCCACCAGGCCCTGGCCACGGCCGCACGGGCTTGA
- a CDS encoding Hsp20/alpha crystallin family protein, with translation MSRELFWISCRHEIDRLFDTLVHTAWGGRPSGPAWIPPVDVTEETDRYRIEVDLPGVRVGDLDITAEAGTLRIEGTRALGEPGSGAVRHLAERPSGSFRRTFRLPADADPGTVQARLRDGVLVVEIRKRGRIEVAR, from the coding sequence ATGAGCCGAGAGCTGTTCTGGATCTCGTGCCGTCATGAGATCGACCGACTGTTCGACACCCTGGTCCACACCGCCTGGGGGGGCCGCCCCTCCGGCCCGGCATGGATCCCGCCGGTGGACGTGACCGAGGAGACGGACCGGTACCGGATCGAGGTGGACCTTCCCGGGGTGCGGGTCGGCGACCTGGACATCACGGCAGAGGCCGGCACCCTGCGCATCGAGGGCACCCGGGCCCTGGGGGAGCCGGGCTCCGGCGCGGTGCGGCACCTGGCCGAGCGGCCCTCCGGATCCTTTCGCCGGACGTTTCGCCTGCCGGCGGACGCGGATCCCGGCACGGTCCAGGCCCGGCTGCGGGACGGGGTGCTGGTGGTGGAGATCCGCAAACGCGGCCGGATCGAGGTGGCCCGATGA